A section of the Babesia microti strain RI chromosome I, complete genome genome encodes:
- a CDS encoding E3 ubiquitin-protein ligase DTX3L (overlaps_old_locusTagID:BBM_I03020), with translation MASKLSLHTLARIEDAKPKHQKAGSDDVIYNSGYDCDPNSSHGNNLRHYANATNISATKNGSYDEKNGSSDSEPNIIDVLKSHKYKGSDPFPLLNIDYSMNMINLDWWRMGRATYGFEMDQNCIQIVDRSTQPSPSDPNEVCPVCIDNLASDVVALNGCSHKFHRVCIIEYKNNEKYGKCNLVCPLCSIISLPGRGPSPCGTMSWRLSNKHFMLDRNEVTGVLTIKYTIRSGTQMKCHPHPGSPYSGGQFKAYLPLTDDYISLLKLFIMAFLDGQTFTVKSMPIGQSHMDVVVWNLEHKYNLHGGLCNFGYPDLYYLERASSQVISILNNGR, from the exons ATGGCTTCAAAACTGTCACTTCATACCCTTGCCAGAATTGAAGATGCCAAACCAAAACACCAAAAAGCTGGGTCGGATGATGttatatacaattcagGGTACGATTGTGACCCTAATAGTAGCCATGGCAATAATCTAAGACATTATGCCAATGCAACAAATATCAGCGCAACAAAAAACGGCTCGTATGACGAAAAGAATGGATCAAGTGATTCTGAACCTAATATAATCGATGTGTTGAAATCCCACAAATATAAAGGAAGTGATCCATTCCCACTACTCAACATTGATTATTCAATgaatatgattaatttagattggTGGAGAATGGGACGTGCTACTTATGGCTTCGAAATGGATCAAAATTGTATTCAGATTGTAGATAGATCGACCCAACCATCACCGTCAGATCCTAATGAGGTTTGCCCAGTTTGTATAGATAACCTCGCTAGTGACGTTGTTGCATTGAATGGCTGTTCACATAAATTTCATAGAGTATGTATCATTGAATATAAGaataatgaaaaatatggAAAGTGCAATTTGGTTTGTCCACTTTGCTCAATTATATCGCTACCAGGTAGAGGGCCCTCGCCATGCGGGACGATGTCTTGGAGATTGTCtaataaacattttatGCTTGATAGAAACGAAGTCACTGGGGTTTTGACgattaaatataccatACGTTCTGGTACTCAAATGAAGTGCCACCCCCACCCGGGTTCGCCATATTCGGGCGGTCAATTCAAGGCCTATCTACCACTTACGGATGATTACATATCACTACTGAAGCTGTTTATAATGGCATTCTTGGAT GGCCAAACTTTTACTGTTAAAAGTATGCCTATTGGACAATCGCATATGGATGTGGTTGTTTGGAACCTCGAGCACAAGTACAACCTACACGGTG GCCTGTGCAACTTTGGCTACCCGGATCTGTATTACTTGGAACGTGCATCAAGCCAGGTGATTTCCATACTCAACAATGGTagataa
- a CDS encoding conserved Plasmodium membrane protein, unknown function (overlaps_old_locusTagID:BBM_I03025), with the protein MSINISAYANTKHAYFIICPIITVLLVIRYRGIFSLPKNVQDIIYYSESSFYYSFYKHSTFAFGDIIDSRSEWPNSHISFRKYNIIFEYIVSLIYKVISFIYPVDRFNVYASTVLLIHSMGISSLFLISSIVGDCISGLCCIVLYMTLFQEKLISRISALPLRENISLPFFWMSLPPLLQIISHTHHTTNVDTNDINASDNKCYRQGYEICITISLLTWQFSSFLISTQLLVVIFLNYLQIITDNNCDAIIKSCAISLVGASILSLFSPLMIGSLLVKVLITYYISQIVYRRINIKPCNIYLLNNYQSIKQFIVKLLTFSVTVILVNLCFNLHFNDDSHVFDMFFVKIGLKEPNFDTLIYEMGTEFRFFPKFMCNLIFNTNMPHLLLVSLVMLLFTTKNASHYYLLLQTIGLTLLMLLVARLRVSALPMLCILASFATSVKFWSGIPLGIYIPSLYKKAIRLAIPMLILSFAARPLFRVGLVDEIWRYKYGENYYTDQAAELVQWVNTTIIREIGVYNKCAIFSDMPTSSILRSATDATLIVNPHYENIAVKQRIRVYYALASCINDPKWLFDKLNEYEAKYLIIQTKMLQVIGDGIESLINSLEYENASCKPRERLENRLLYKLLTNTQLFKLVFVNGNYLVFTLGNVNGLYKLDLNLPNSDELSLYLPVDDNGLMINFHGIALEEFSDVLREIGYVQASEQLYNFLLGYFNHRPE; encoded by the exons ATGTCTATAAATATCTCTGCATATGCTAATACCAAACATGcgtattttataatttg tcCAATAATTACAGTTTTATTGGTTATTAGATACCGGGGAATATTTAGTTTGCCAAAAAACGTCCAGGACATTATCTACTACTCCGAG TCATCCTTCTACTACTCTTTCTACAAACACTCTACATTTGCATTTGGCGATAT aatagATTCACGTTCAGAATGGCCTAACAGTCATATATCATTTAGGAAGtataatatcatatttgAGTATATTGTATCGCTCATCTATAAAGTGATATCATTCATATATCCTGTAGATCGATTCAACGTCTATGCTTCTACAG TTTTGCTTATACATTCCATGGGTATCAGTTCACTATTTCTGATATCTTCAATTGTAGGCGATTGTATAAGTGGGTTATGTTGTATAGTCTTGTACATGACGTTGTTTCAGGAAAAATTGATTTCCAGGATTTCTG CATTGCCTCTTAGGGAAAATATATCGCTACCATTCTTTTGGATGTCACTTCCACCACTTTTACAGATAATAAGTCATACACATCACACCACTAATGTCGAcacaaatgatattaacgccagtgataataaatgttacagACAGGGTTACGAAATATGTATAACTATTTCGTTGCTGACGTGGCAATTCTCATCTTTTTTAATATCCACGCAG TTACTTGTGGTGATATTTCTTAATTACttacaaattatcacagacaataattgtgatgctataataaaatcatgTGCAATTTCACTTGTTGGAGCCAGTATTTTATCCCTCTTTAGCCCCTTAATG ATAGGGAGTTTATTGGTTAAAGTGCTGATTACTTATTACATATCACAAATAGTATATCGTCGCATAAATATTAAGCcatgtaatatttatctgttgaataattatcaatcaattaaacaatttattgtaaaattactCACATTTTCAGTGACCGTAATACTTGTCAATTTATGTTTCAATCT ACACTTCAACGATGATTCCCATGTATTCGACATGTTTTTCGTAAAAATTGGCCTAAAGGaaccaaattttgatactCTTATCTACGAAATGGGCACA gAATTTCGATTTTTCCCCAAATTTATGTGCAACCTAATATTCAACACCAACATGCCACATTTGTTACTAGTGTCACTCGTAATGTTATTATTCACAACTAAGAATGCATCCCACTATTATTTACTATTACAG aCAATTGGATTGACATTACTAATGCTACTGGTGGCAAGATTACGTGTATCTGCATTACCCATGCTTTGTATTTTGGCCAGTTTTGCAACAAGTGTCAAATTTTGGTCGGGCATTCCACTTGGAATATACATACCTTCACTCTATAAAAAAGCGATTAGATTGGCGATTCCTATGCTTATACTATCATTTGCAGCAAGGCCCCTGTTTCGTGTGGGTCTTGTTGATGAAATTTGGCGATACAAGTATGGTGAGAATTATTACACTGACCAAGCAGCCGAGTTGGTTCAATGGGTTAACACCACTATAATTAGGG agATTGGGGTCTATAACAAATGTGCAATATTTAGTGATATGCCCACAAGTAGTATTCTAAGATCTGCGACGGACGCTACTTTGATTGTAAATCCCCATTATGAAAACATAGCAGTTAAGCAGAGGATTCGCGTTTACTATGCCTTGGCATCATGTATAAATGACCCCAAATGGTTGTTTGATAAGCTGAATGAGTATGAAGCGAAGTATTTGATAATCCAGACAAAAATGTTGCAAG taataGGGGATGGCATTGAATCTTTGATCAATTCCCTAGAATATGAAAACGCTTCTTGTAAACCCAGAGAAAGACTTGAAAATCGtctattatataaattactcACAAATACCCAGCTTTTCAAGCTTGTATTTGTCAATGGAAACTACCTCGTATTCACATTGGGCAACGTCAATGGGTTGTACAAGTTAGACTTAAATTTGCCCAATAGTGACGAATTATCGCTATATTTACCAGTTGATGACAATGGATTAATGATCAATTTCCACGGCATTGCCCTTGAAGAGTTCTCAGACGTATTACGCGAGATTGGCTACGTGCAG GCTAGTGAACAGTTATACAATTTCCTGCTAGGATATTTCAACCACCGCCCCGAATAA
- a CDS encoding Myoferlin (overlaps_old_locusTagID:BBM_I03030), with the protein MQNYSVKVDIHEAKDVVFFDPSSESEVIPQLFVKVITCGTYQQTPVKPESSNSIFKCSFNFNSNFDKREFDRNRIIFEVHHSYRIYTHLIGVHAFGFPLIYSKPQHCIHRSWVQIISPTHPSKNKGYLLVSVGIFGPGDNVPVFKDSSMISDGDRFRRELDLNPTLYVLNVNIHRGEDIKFTRTASIEPSVRVRFGGIEAQTAKIAGNPNPEWQTGVYIPCLTPNYDGLVTVDVLNRNDELVYSHNLDFASLLKKGIYGKWLNIFYGPNNSNFFSSLTGYIDTLHHETDYGGRILISSSLTQVQTLPQIGTRVCKPIPDPPANQCAVWVDIYEVIPLVDTNEMIKIGCSFGPHSIYSGLLELTKDKSYVVTDQAGRLDEIVALVPESCDNPWDVFIYCIVPIDPYRVEGGTRIAWQRIPFSDAFDSEFRPKWYQLSSFTNGEPDKLSVLISVTVKKITASTCRPERLGYNISKFIFRAMIYEALRVPLFSHTYPDPYVHIELGRYTIQTNVARQTTNPTYYQSFELEIMLPENLFLAPDIKLQIYNDTKSGGDNLLCAGMFPLDQVPLEWSKAPKWVEMTTNNVYFGNPKILVAFELLPLEVYQENPERFEFFDDIRPTVYPSLVSLLLIGIRMFQPIEEPRVLISFGQHSGIYEDSGRPSFGSGSNWNFLRNFDFQLNLPKRMQHHVQLQFTVIDNETNIGLGQVTLNSLLPWLDEEEKRECAEMFKPYDFSSTQTESDSRLSKGIKMIGNSPLPPDDVDYLNVRLDESIEHICLEKKGFERKKTAARIVSMKTFNGIFEMGDRAGASASGVLTNSLDFDLEVEDCKGMERDEIPYEYECDINEDELPYYRAPIFKCTSVGYPETIGFLKYYCSVTQLASSTDGLDDRGAIRKIEKERMKIEKRRADIMNAYATATDLVIRAYILQAKGLCASSGSKDIASYIWIRSNDCEEGKIGGLPRSMNDSTNVKNHGFNPEFNICYRLGCSLPDDAILKISVMNKGSLTDEEIGTTIVDIEDRYFSKIVSQMLEQDTIPIELRTLKLFGSSVSHGTLRGWYEIMDATESRKRPVKALTNYDSQDYEMRVVIWDVRNVVMKDASSISMFVRGVYQQENETLEHDTDVHYNSKDGSGVFNWRFIYSVKIPTEYTILNLQIRNYTVIQSYETICQVSFDLSSDFQRARKGSGPYYLPKMWIDCTHPSFGTDVRGQIQIEVSIIPIADAQIFPVGEGRKEPNKDPYLPPVLENRDFMGWKGIAETIGYATSAIMSGLRWTGVWVGVAGGIATILFLIVLFK; encoded by the exons ATGCAAAACTACTCTGTAAAGGTGGACATTCATGAAGCAAAGGACGTTGTCTTCTTCGATCCCTCTTCAGAAAGTGAAGTAATCCCACAGTTATTTGTTAAAGTAATAACATGTGGTACCTACCAACAGACCCCTGTCAAGCCAGAGTCTTCAAACTCCATATTCAAGTGTAGTTTCAATTTCaactcaaattttgacaagCGCGAATTTGATCGCAATCGCATCATCTTCGAAGTTCACCATTCATATCGCATCTACACACACCTAATAGGTGTGCATGCCTTTGGTTTTCCTTTGATATACTCTAAACCGCAGCATTGCATCCACCGTTCATGGGTACAGATAATTTCGCCTACGCATCCCTCCAAAAACAAG GGGTATCTATTGGTGTCAGTGGGCATTTTTGGGCCTGGAGACAACGTACCCGTATTTAAGGATTCATCAATGATATCTGATGGAGATCGTTTTAGGCGAGAATTGGACCTAAATCCCACCCtttatgtattaaatgTGAATATACACCGAGGAGAggatataaaatttaccagGACGGCCTCCATTGAACCATCCGTTAGGGTCCGTTTTGGCGGTATCGAAGCTCAGACAGCCAAAATTGCCGGGAATCCCAACCCAGAATGGCAAACAGGGGTCTACATACCCTGTCTCACACCCAATTAt GATGGGCTCGTTACGGTGGATGTATTGAATCGCAACGACGAATTAGTATATTCGCACAATCTAGATTTCGCAAGTTTGCTGAAAAAAGGCATTTATGGCAAATGGctaaacattttttatgGGCCTAATAACTCGA ATTTTTTTAGTTCACTAACGGGCTATATCGACACCTTACATCATGAGACAGATTATGGAGGCCGTATTCTAATCAGTTCTTCCCTTACGCAGGTACAAACCCTACCACAAATTG GCACTAGGGTTTGCAAGCCCATCCCAGACCCACCAGCGAATCAATGTGCCGTATGGGTGGATATTTACGAAGTTATTCCCCTTGTTGATACCAATGAAATGATCAAAATAGGATGTTCATTTGGTCCTCACTCGATTTATTCTGGCCTGCTAGAGCTTACCAAGGACAAGAGCTATGTGGTAACAGACCAGGCGGGGAGGCTTGACGAAATTGTTGCGCTGGTACCTG AGTCTTGCGACAACCCTTGGGACgtgtttatttattgtattgtACCGATAGACCCTTACAGAGTTGAGGGAGGAACTAGGATTGCTTGGCAAAGAATTCCATTTTCCGATGCGTTTGATAGTGAATTCAGGCCAAAATGGTATCAGCTTTCCTCATTTACAAATGGCGAACCTGATAAGTTATCAGTTTTGATATCCGTAACTGTGAAGAAGATCACAGCATCTACCTGCAGGCCTGAAAGGCTGGGGTATAACATCTCAAAATTTATCTTCAGGGCCATGATATACGAGGCGTTAAGGGTACCCTTATTTTCACATACATACCCAGACCCATACGTCCACATCGAATTGGGGAGGTATACTATACAGACGAATGTGGCAAGGCAAACAACCAACCCTACGTACTACCAGTCTTTTGAGCTGGAGATTATGTTAcctgaaaatttgtttttggCCCCTGACATAAAActgcaaatttataatgACACGAAGAGTGGCGgagataatttgttatgcGCGGGCATGTTCCCTTTGGACCAGGTACCTTTGGAGTGGTCTAAGGCACCAAAATGGGTGGAAATGACTACAAACAACGTATATTTTGGCAATCCCAAAATATTGGTCGCCTTTGAACTACTTCCTCTCGAAGTATACCAAGAGAATCCTGAGAGATTTGAATTCTTTGATGATATTCGTCCAACGGTATATCCAAGCCTAGTATCTTTACTTTTAATTGGGATACGGATGTTCCAACCCATAGAAGAGCCCCGAGTGTTGATATCTTTTGGTCAGCATTCTGGTATTTACGAGGATTCTGGACGGCCTTCCTTTGGCAGCGGATCAAACTGGAATTTTTTGCGAAACTTTGACTTTCAACTCAATCTACCAAAACGTATGCAACACCATGTGCAGCTTCAATTTACAGTCATAGATAACGAGACCAACATCGGCTTGGGTCAAGTTACTCTTAACTCTTTGTTGCCCTGGCTGGATGAGGAGGAAAAGAGGGAATGCGCGGAAATGTTCAAACCCTACGACTTTTCTTCTACCCAAACAGAGAGTGATAGCAGGCTAAGCAAGGGCATAAAGATGATTGGAAATTCGCCATTGCCTCCCGACGATGTGGATTACTTAAATGTACGGTTGGACGAATCTATTGAGCACATTTGTTTGGAGAAGAAGGGGTTTGAGAGAAAGAAAACGGCAGCGAGAATTGTTTCGATGAAGACGTttaatggaatttttgaaatGGGAGATAGAGCTGGTGCGAGTGCTAGTGGAGTGTTGACGAATTCCCTAGATTTCGACCTGGAAGTG GAGGATTGCAAGGGAATGGAGCGGGACGAAATACCCTACGAATACGAATGTGACATCAACGAAGATGAGCTCCCGTACTACCGCGCGCCCATTTTCAAATGCACCAGTGTCGGCTATCCTGAGACAATTGGATTTCTCAAGTATTACTGCAGCGTTACGCAACTAGCTAGCTCCACTGACGGCCTGGATGATAGAGGGGCCATCAGAAAGATAGAGAAGGAGCGGATGAAAATTGAGAAGAGGCGGGCTGATATTATGAATGCATACGCAACAGCGACTGATTTAGTCATCAGGGCATACATTCTCCAGGCAAAGGGGCTGTGTGCATCGTCAGGCAGTAAGGATATAGCCAGTTATATATG GATTAGAAGCAATGATTGCGAGGAAGGGAAGATTGGTGGGCTGCCTAGGAGTATGAATGACTCCACCAACGTCAAGAATCATGGGTTTAACCCCGAGTTTAATATCTGCTACAGGCTTGGCTGCTCCTTGCCCGATGATGCCATACTCAAG ATCTCGGTGATGAATAAGGGGTCGCTGACCGATGAAGAAATCGGTACCACTATAGTCGACATTGAGGACAGGTACTTTAGCAAAATAGTTTCTCAAATGCTGGAACAGGACACTATACCCATTGAGCTGAG GACGCTGAAATTGTTCGGAAGCTCGGTTTCCCATGGGACCCTAAGGGGCTGGTACGAAATTATGGATGCCACGGAATCCAGAAAACGCCCAGTAAAGGCACTAACAAATTACGATTCTCAGGACTATGAAATGAGG GTCGTAATTTGGGACGTGAGAAATGTGGTCATGAAGGATGCAAGTTCGATCTCTATGTTTGTGCGCGGAGTATATCAACAGGAAAATGAGACCTTGGAGCATGATACCGATGTACACTACAATTCCAAAGATGGGTCAGGGGTATTTAACTGGCGGTTTATTTACAGCGTAAAGATCCCCACGGaatacacaattttaaatttgcaaattcGTAACTACACCGTGATCCAATCCTATGAGACGATTTGTCAAGTGAGCTTTGATTTATCTTCGGATTTTCAGAGGGCCAGAAAGGGTAGCGGCCCTTACTATTTACCAAAGATGTGGATCGACTGCACCCACCCATCCTTCGGCACGGACGTTAGGGGCcaaatacaaattgaagTCTCAATTATTCCCATAGCAGACGCGCAAATATTTCCAGTGGGAGAGGGAAGGAAAGAACCGAACAAGGATCCATATCTACCGCCAGTGTTGGAAAATCGCGATTTTATGGGCTGGAAGGGGATTGCAGAAACTATTGGATATGCCACAAGCGCCATCATGTCCGGCCTGAGGTGGACTGGGGTATGGGTTGGAGTGGCGGGGGGAATCGCCACCATCCTCTTTTTGATAGTTTTGTTCAAATAA
- a CDS encoding X-domain of DnaJ-containing (overlaps_old_locusTagID:BBM_I03035), whose amino-acid sequence MHMYKFNVPKIDLPTLDNKMPKTPLLPTTEEVENSFISMFNQICDSTAQLTSYIHWGEPSAPYYLDQEYQSINDEIEAKRAVTCPLGELDVFNKEPNRTVVDTTMYDLLEVPSNASKSEIKSAYRKLAFKYHPDKNPSNEECKLKFQEISKAYQILINDESRRSYDRDGLEATKSMDIIDPSLFFMMLFGSEELEEFIGTLKIARIIQIVNNQPHDTQISINNDMSLSQKLREVELAMNIRKILLDSDKKNWIRDQMEKIRGMCQSTFGDVIIESIGWVYENCSDTYIAEMTTFLGIGSTISHIQAASRSLGNSWSAAKSIANVAMAATRGDGVDDGPDRENVLDKMKDIITNSLSLVVYDVESTVSSAAFKALRDESGEASSTEYRIERARSLRLLGITMQETAVETRNARGGVQPDIVKDMQDAFVKAIKKRNR is encoded by the exons ATGCATATGTATAAGTTCAATGTACCGAAAATAGATCTGCCTACTTTGGATAATAAAATGCCGAAAACGCCACTACTGCCTACTACTGAGGAGGTAGAAAATTCCTTCATTTCCATGTTTAACCAAATCTGTGACAGTACTGCCCAACTTACAAGTTATATCCATTGGGGAGAGCCTTCAGCTCCATACTATTTGGACCAGGAATATCAATCtataaatgatgaaatcGAAGCTAAAAGGGCTGTTACTTGCCCATTGGGAGAGTTGGACGTATTCAACAAAGAGCCAAATCGCACTGTAGTTGACACCACTATGTATGATTTGCTAGAGGTTCCCAGTAATGCTTCAAAATCGGAGATTAAAAGTGCATATCGCAAATTAGCATTTAAATATCACCCCGATAAAAATCCATCCAATGAAGAGTGCAAACTTAAATTTCAGGAGATTAGCAAGGCTTATCAAATTCTTATAAATGATGAGTCGAGACGTTCATATGATAGAGACGGATTGGAAGCTACCAAATCAATGGACATAATCGATCCTTCGTTGTTTTTCATGATGCTATTTGGGTCAGAGGAACTAGAAGAATTTATTGGAACCCTAAAAATTGCAagaattatacaaattgtaaataatcagCCTCACGATACCCAAATTTCAATAAACAACGACATGAGCCTCAGTCAGAAGCTTAGGGAGGTTGAACTCGCCATGAATATACGCAAAATTCTTCTTGATTCCGATAAAAAGAATTGGATTAGGGATCAGATGGAGAAAATTAGGGGGATGTGTCAG TCTACATTCGGAGATGTAATAATCGAGTCCATAGGCTGGGTATACGAAAACTGCTCGGATACATATATTGCTGAAATGACAACATTCCTGGGTATTGGCTCCACAATTTCCCATATTCAGGCCGCTAGCCGATCACTAG GCAACAGCTGGTCAGCAGCCAAGTCAATAGCCAACGTAGCCATGGCAGCAACTAGAGGGGATGGGGTTGACGATGGCCCTGATCGTGAAAATGTCCTAGATAAGATGAAGGACATTATCACTAACTCATTGTCCCTAGTCGTCTATGACGTTGAATCCACCGTCAGCAGTGCTGCCTTTAAGGCCCTAAGGGATGAATCTGGTGAAGCCAGCTCGACGGAGTATAGGATTGAAAGAGCCAGGTCGCTGAGGCTTCTGGGCATTACAATGCAAGAGACTGCCGTGGAAACAAGAAATGCCAGGGGAGGAGTTCAACCGGATATCGTCAAGGATATGCAAGATGCCTTTGTAAAGGCCATCAAAAAACGAAACAGATAA
- a CDS encoding LUC7 N_terminus (overlaps_old_locusTagID:BBM_I03040), which translates to MDEIRAQLSQLMGELEAPGGLYVGKDFRDRDVCKLYLTGLCPHDLFDNTKHYLGPCSKIHAEELRAEYEKVKLTKNYGYEEEALAFISPMIHDCDRKITKAKMRVSSEEDPTKNPLDVLVMEELRAIDVHIQQKMLKAEELGLQGLVDDSLRVMEEIERLKHLKVKTLDRNGDSNYAQKLKPCEICGALLSASDSDRRLSEHFSGKIHVGFQKLRDAVRTLNELIAQKSELPREAGPQYHDSPDRIETTRSRSKSYDEATANSNRGIDSRHDNYGGRDCYGRDRYVRGSYGRDRYDRDRHHRDRSRSHERNGSRPHTHRSRSSRDRSSSRHRDKQSSSRSHSRR; encoded by the exons ATGGATGAGATCCGGGCTCAACTGTCCCAGTTGATGGGAGAATTGGAGGCTCCTGGTGGATTATATGTGGGAAAGGATTTCAGAGATCGTGATGTCTGTAAACTCTATCTTACGGGTCTATGTCCACACGATCTTTTTGATAATACG AAACACTATTTGGGACCATGCAGCAAAATACATGCCGAAGAATTACGAGCGGAGTATGAGAAGGTCAAGCTGACCAAAAATTATGGTTATGAAGAAGAAGCATTGGCCTTCATCTCACCAATGATCCATGACTGCGATAGGAAGATTACCAAGGCCAAAATGAGG GTTTCGTCAGAGGAAGATCCAACCAAAAACCCTCTTGATGTATTAGTGATGGAGGAACTTAGGGCCATAGACGTCCACATACAACAAAAAATGCTAAAg GCTGAAGAATTGGGATTACAAGGACTGGTAGATGACTCGTTGCGTGTTATGGAAGAAATCGAAAGACTAAAACACTTGAAAGTTAAAACACTTGATCGAAATGGAGATTCAAACTACGCACAAAAGTTGAAGCCATGCGAGATTTGCGGAGCATTGCTCAGCGCCAGCGACAGCGATCGCCGTCTATCGGAACACTTTAGTGGGAAGATACATGTAGGGTTTCAAAAGCTCAGGGATGCTGTGAGAACCCTCAACGAATTGATCGCTCAAAAATCGGAACTTCCCAGGGAAGCTGGACCTCAATATCATGACTCGCCAGATAGGATTGAAACGACCAGGTCTAGGTCGAAAAGCTACGATGAAGCTACAGCTAACAGTAACAGGGGCATAGATTCCAGGCATGACAATTACGGCGGCAGGGACTGTTATGGGAGGGATAGATACGTGAGAGGCAGCTATGGCAGGGATAGGTATGACAGGGACCGCCACCACCGCGACAGGTCCAGATCGCACGAAAGAAATGGGTCTAGGCCTCACACTCACAGGTCACGATCTAGCCGAGACAGGTCTTCCAGTAGACACAGGGATAAACAAAGTAGCTCTCGCTCGCATTCGAGAAGATGA